In one window of Candidatus Dormiibacterota bacterium DNA:
- a CDS encoding metal ABC transporter substrate-binding protein, whose protein sequence is MPLTRALFAAILLALVACASGGGTASRSSAPLQGPIPVVTTISTLNSFVQGVGGKRVSVQSIVPVGSSPETYQPTPQSIEMLANARLLVENGAGLETWMQGLLQNARTDAVVVDCSQGLPVKGSNPHLWMDPVYAKHYVARIRAALVRLDPSRRGEYDRNAAAYDRRLDALAAWIRVQIAPVPPSRRLLVVFHNAWQYYDDRFGIRTLGIIEEAPGQEPNPRDFGHTVDLAKRYHVGAIFGEPEYSPKLAMTLARDAGVPVVANLYDDSIGTNPQVGDYISMLRYDTREIVKSMR, encoded by the coding sequence ATGCCGCTGACGCGCGCGCTCTTTGCGGCGATCCTCCTCGCGCTCGTCGCGTGTGCGAGCGGCGGCGGCACCGCATCGCGGAGCAGCGCGCCGTTGCAAGGCCCAATTCCCGTCGTGACGACGATCTCGACGCTCAACTCCTTCGTGCAAGGCGTCGGAGGCAAGCGCGTCAGCGTACAGAGCATCGTGCCGGTCGGGTCCTCACCCGAGACCTATCAGCCCACGCCGCAGAGCATCGAGATGCTCGCCAACGCGCGGCTCCTGGTGGAGAACGGAGCCGGGCTCGAGACGTGGATGCAAGGCCTGCTGCAAAACGCGCGCACCGATGCCGTCGTCGTTGATTGCTCGCAAGGTCTCCCGGTCAAAGGCAGCAACCCGCATCTCTGGATGGATCCGGTGTATGCCAAGCATTACGTCGCACGCATTCGCGCCGCTCTGGTCAGACTCGATCCGTCCCGTCGGGGTGAGTACGATCGCAACGCCGCCGCCTACGATCGGCGGCTCGACGCGCTCGCCGCGTGGATCCGGGTGCAGATCGCGCCGGTCCCTCCGTCGCGGCGCCTGCTCGTCGTCTTTCACAACGCGTGGCAGTATTACGACGATCGCTTCGGGATCAGGACGCTCGGCATCATCGAAGAGGCGCCCGGGCAAGAGCCGAATCCGCGCGACTTCGGTCACACGGTCGATCTCGCGAAGCGGTATCACGTCGGCGCGATCTTTGGCGAGCCGGAGTACAGCCCGAAGCTCGCGATGACGCTCGCGCGCGACGCGGGAGTCCCCGTCGTCGCAAACCTCTACGACGACTCCATCGGCACGAACCCGCAAGTCGGCGACTACATCTCTATGCTGCGCTACGATACGCGAGAGATCGTGAAGTCGATGCGATGA
- a CDS encoding transcriptional repressor, whose product MPERAEYVTRPREEIANVLRYERRFLTAADIHAKLKRARARVALSTVYRTLERLRSRGEVTERVDAAGEASYMHCEPERHHHHAICRACGKVEDVDCTAIDRFAQALRKTRGFRLDDHAMEFFGRCRACR is encoded by the coding sequence ATGCCGGAGCGAGCCGAATACGTCACGCGGCCGCGTGAGGAGATCGCGAACGTCCTGCGCTACGAGCGCCGATTCCTCACGGCCGCCGACATCCATGCGAAACTGAAGCGGGCGCGCGCACGCGTCGCGCTCTCCACCGTCTATCGGACGCTGGAGCGCCTGCGCTCGAGGGGCGAGGTGACCGAGCGCGTCGACGCCGCTGGCGAGGCGAGCTACATGCACTGCGAGCCCGAACGCCACCACCATCACGCGATCTGCCGCGCGTGCGGCAAGGTGGAGGACGTCGATTGCACCGCTATCGATCGCTTCGCGCAGGCGCTGCGCAAGACGCGCGGCTTCAGGCTCGACGATCACGCGATGGAGTTCTTTGGCCGGTGCCGGGCATGCCGCTGA
- a CDS encoding ABC transporter ATP-binding protein, with protein MTPVVEARDLVVRYDDFVALDRLTFDVSTGEALGIVGPNGSGKSTLLKSIAGLVPVAGGTLRVLGSDPRRVRVGSIAYVPQVETVDWSFPANVWDVVSMGRFPRLRFWNRFGADDRAAVEQALQAVGMRELAHRHIAELSGGQQQRVFVARALAQEPRLLLLDEPTTGVDAATEETLREVVRALVRGGLPVLMSTHDLESVERWFDRLMVLDRRVLALGKPHDVVEGGAYVSIREHVHTHGHLRLDHEVHETHAFHPEIRP; from the coding sequence ATGACGCCCGTGGTCGAAGCGCGCGACCTCGTCGTGCGGTACGATGACTTCGTCGCACTCGACCGGCTCACGTTCGACGTGTCGACGGGAGAGGCGCTCGGCATCGTCGGCCCAAACGGGTCCGGAAAATCCACGCTGCTCAAGAGCATCGCCGGCCTCGTCCCGGTCGCCGGCGGCACGCTGCGCGTGCTCGGCAGCGACCCGCGTCGCGTGCGCGTCGGGAGCATCGCCTACGTCCCGCAAGTCGAGACCGTCGACTGGTCGTTTCCCGCAAACGTGTGGGACGTCGTCTCGATGGGGCGCTTTCCGCGCTTGCGCTTTTGGAACCGGTTCGGCGCCGACGACCGTGCCGCGGTCGAACAAGCACTCCAGGCCGTCGGTATGCGCGAACTCGCGCACCGGCACATCGCCGAGCTTTCCGGGGGGCAGCAGCAGCGCGTCTTCGTCGCGCGCGCGCTCGCGCAGGAGCCGCGGCTCTTGCTGCTCGACGAGCCGACGACGGGCGTCGACGCGGCTACCGAAGAGACCCTGCGGGAGGTGGTGCGCGCGCTCGTGCGCGGCGGGCTGCCGGTCCTGATGTCGACGCACGATCTCGAGAGCGTCGAACGGTGGTTCGATCGCCTGATGGTGCTCGATCGCCGCGTGCTCGCGCTCGGGAAACCGCACGATGTCGTGGAAGGCGGCGCCTACGTGTCGATTCGCGAGCACGTGCACACCCACGGGCATCTCCGCCTGGACCACGAGGTGCACGAAACGCACGCGTTCCATCCCGAGATTCGTCCGTGA
- a CDS encoding metal ABC transporter permease gives MTLLAQPFHYPFMVRAAIAALAVGVLCAGMGTFVILRRLAFIGDGIAHASFAGIVIAYLRGSNYYLGAAVVAVLTALGIGFVHRRGRISMDTSIGVLFTGAFALGVFLMSRQSNYAVDLESFLFGDILAVQPSDVVMILSLTFAVALALFVLYRGLLCTTFDPVVAQACGIRSGAYEYVLLVLVALTVIIGIQSVGIVLVAALLVTPAAAAYQLTKRFAPMFILSMTFGAASSLGGLYLSYYARGSSGATIVLFTTVLFFLALAIRSVRQSAARRTTHVSSPALSK, from the coding sequence GTGACGCTTCTCGCGCAGCCATTTCACTACCCGTTCATGGTGCGCGCCGCGATCGCGGCGCTCGCCGTGGGCGTCCTCTGCGCAGGCATGGGAACCTTCGTGATCCTGCGCCGGCTCGCGTTCATCGGCGACGGCATCGCGCACGCGTCGTTTGCCGGGATCGTCATCGCCTATCTGCGCGGCTCGAACTACTATCTCGGCGCGGCCGTCGTCGCGGTGCTGACGGCGCTTGGCATCGGCTTCGTGCACCGGCGCGGGCGCATCTCGATGGACACGTCGATCGGCGTGCTCTTCACGGGTGCTTTCGCACTCGGCGTCTTTCTCATGAGCCGTCAGAGCAACTACGCCGTCGACCTCGAGAGCTTTCTCTTCGGGGACATTCTCGCCGTGCAGCCGAGTGACGTCGTCATGATCCTCAGCCTCACGTTCGCCGTCGCGCTCGCGTTGTTCGTGCTCTATCGCGGGCTGCTCTGCACGACGTTCGATCCCGTCGTCGCGCAGGCGTGCGGAATCCGGTCGGGCGCGTACGAGTACGTGCTGCTCGTGCTCGTCGCCCTCACCGTCATCATCGGCATCCAATCGGTCGGCATCGTTCTCGTCGCAGCGCTCCTCGTCACGCCTGCTGCCGCGGCCTATCAGCTCACGAAGCGCTTCGCTCCGATGTTCATCCTCTCCATGACGTTTGGCGCCGCGAGCTCTCTCGGCGGCCTCTATCTCTCATACTACGCGCGCGGATCCAGCGGCGCGACGATCGTACTCTTCACGACCGTGCTCTTCTTTCTCGCGCTTGCGATACGCAGCGTGCGTCAGTCGGCGGCGCGCCGCACGACCCACGTTTCGTCGCCCGCGCTCTCCAAGTAG